Proteins co-encoded in one Setaria viridis chromosome 9, Setaria_viridis_v4.0, whole genome shotgun sequence genomic window:
- the LOC117839991 gene encoding cytochrome P450 76M5: MERQLWLLWAALAVPLLYCLTNLRRRLGTGRRPLPGPTPLPLIGNLLDLRRGNLHHTLARLARTHGPVMYLRLGLTDAVVVSSRDAASEAFMRHDRRLAGRAIPDIARALGFSERAINWLPSSDPHWKTLRGVLATHIFSSRALAAARGVRERKVRDLVSYFRARTGQEVYVGRAVYGAMLNLMSSIVFSVDVVADMDMDAAAGSTQGIRELLNDLVSSAAKPNVSDLFPFLRPFDLQGWRRWTAKKLEKFYRFLDDMIDRRLTEDSDSSSRDKHGDFLDVLIQLMSAGKLARGDITSLLFEVFASGTDALVVTVEWTMAELLRNPRVMAKVRAEIQGTLGSKEAIEESDVACLRYLMAVMKEAMRLHPVAPLMLPHMAMEDGVEIQGHAVPKGHTVIFNTWAIMRDPAAWERPNEFIPERFMDRPEMVFKGKEPEFSPFGSGLRLCPAQPMAERVVPLGLASLLHAFEWRLPNGLLPDEFDLSERFNHTNVPAVPLKAVPFAIT; encoded by the coding sequence ATGGAGCGGCAGCTCTGGTTGCTATGGGCAGCCCTTGCCGTTCCTCTCCTCTACTGCCTTACCAACCTAAGACGCCGTCTGGGCACCGGACGGCGGCCACTGCCCGGCCCAACGCCGCTCCCGCTCATCGGCAACCTCCTCGACCTGCGTCGTGGCAACCTTCACCACACGCTCGCACGCCTCGCGCGCACCCACGGCCCGGTGATGTACCTCAGGCTCGGATTAACCGACGCCGTGGTGGTTTCCTCACGCGACGCGGCGAGCGAGGCCTTCATGAGGCACGACCGGCGCCTCGCCGGACGTGCCATCCCAGACATCGCCCGCGCGCTCGGCTTCTCCGAGCGCGCCATCAATTGGCTGCCGAGCTCCGACCCGCACTGGAAGACCCTGCGCGGCGTCCTGGCCACGCACATCTTCTCCTcgcgcgccctcgccgcggcACGGGGCGTCCGCGAGCGCAAGGTTCGTGACCTGGTGAGTTACTTCCGTGCCCGCACTGGGCAGGAAGTGTACGTTGGCCGGGCCGTGTATGGCGCTATGCTCAACCTCATGTCTAGCATCGTCTTCTCCGTCGATGTCGTCGCTGACATGGacatggacgccgccgccgggtccaCGCAAGGGATACGGGAGCTCCTGAACGACCTCGTCAGCTCGGCCGCGAAGCCGAACGTGTCTGACCTTTTCCCTTTCCTCCGACCGTTTGACTTGCAAGGATGGCGTCGCTGGACGGCTAAGAAATTGGAGAAATTCTACCGGTTCTTGGATGACATGATTGACCGCCGGCTGACGGAGGACTCGGACTCATCATCCAGGGACAAGCACGGTGACTTCCTCGATGTGCTCATCCAGCTCATGTCCGCAGGAAAGCTGGCTCGAGGCGACATCACATCTCTTCTGTTCGAGGTCTTCGCTTCCGGGACCGATGCCCTCGTGGTCACAGTGGAGTGGACAATGGCAGAGCTCCTCCGCAACCCAAGAGTCATGGCCAAGGTGCGTGCAGAGATCCAGGGCACCCTCGGCAGCAAGGAAGCAATCGAGGAATCCGACGTTGCCTGCCTGCGATACCTCATGGCCGTTATGAAGGAGGCCATGCGGCTGCACCCGGTGGCGCCTTTGATGTTACCCCACATGGCCATGGAAGATGGTGTGGAGATCCAAGGCCACGCGGTGCCCAAGGGCCACACCGTGATCTTCAACACATGGGCCATAATGCGCGACCCGGCAGCTTGGGAGAGGCCGAATGAGTTCATACCTGAGAGGTTCATGGACAGACCTGAGATGGTGTTCAAAGGGAAAGAACCCGAGTTCAGCCCGTTCGGATCCGGCCTGAGGCTGTGCCCCGCGCAGCCAATGGCGGAGCGCGTCGTGCCACTCGGACTGGCGTCACTACTGCACGCGTTCGAATGGCGCCTGCCCAACGGTTTGTTGCCAGATGAGTTTGACCTGAGCGAGAGATTTAACCATACCAATGTTCCAGCTGTCCCTCTCAAGGCTGTGCCCTTCGCGATCACCTAG